From Halobacillus sp. Marseille-Q1614, the proteins below share one genomic window:
- a CDS encoding carbohydrate ABC transporter permease yields MKGLTKTVKYVLLTLLAFFFIFPLIWMVSSSLKPEESIYQDLNSFQALLPSFYLAEWLDSYIQLFERFDILNYLFNSVLYAAIVTIGSIVINGMAGYAFAKFSFFGKNLLFSLLLAMLIVPVETIIITQFTIIHNLGLVNSRLAVVLPLIANAFFIYLFRNFFIAVPNSVIESAKLEGAGNWSIFWRIMMPMSKPAIATVGTLSFIASWNDYIWPLMILTDGEKFPLQVAITNINSTEPVFTNQIMAILTISTIPLIIVYIVAQKYLLQGLGNTGTGSK; encoded by the coding sequence ATGAAAGGATTAACCAAAACAGTCAAGTATGTATTGCTGACATTGCTGGCTTTCTTTTTTATTTTTCCTTTGATCTGGATGGTGTCATCTTCATTAAAACCAGAAGAGAGCATTTATCAAGATTTGAACAGTTTTCAAGCTTTGCTTCCTTCTTTTTATTTGGCTGAATGGCTGGATTCTTACATACAGTTATTCGAACGATTTGATATTTTAAACTATTTGTTTAACAGCGTTTTGTATGCTGCGATTGTGACGATTGGATCTATCGTCATTAATGGAATGGCCGGCTATGCATTCGCTAAATTTAGTTTTTTCGGTAAAAATCTTTTATTTAGTTTGCTGCTGGCGATGTTAATTGTACCTGTAGAAACCATTATCATTACTCAATTCACAATTATTCATAACCTTGGATTAGTGAATAGCCGTTTAGCGGTCGTGTTACCATTAATAGCCAATGCCTTCTTCATCTATCTGTTTAGAAACTTCTTTATCGCTGTCCCTAACTCGGTTATAGAGTCAGCGAAATTAGAGGGAGCAGGCAATTGGAGTATCTTTTGGCGTATTATGATGCCGATGTCCAAACCAGCCATTGCTACAGTTGGAACTCTTTCCTTTATTGCGAGCTGGAATGACTATATCTGGCCGCTGATGATTTTAACCGATGGTGAAAAGTTTCCGCTGCAAGTAGCGATTACAAATATTAACTCTACAGAGCCTGTGTTTACAAACCAGATCATGGCCATCTTAACCATATCAACGATACCGCTGATTATTGTTTATATTGTCGCTCAAAAGTATTTACTTCAGGGGCTTGGCAACACAGGGACAGGCTCAAAATAA
- a CDS encoding biotin-independent malonate decarboxylase subunit beta translates to MKALKVSFVELTARDKAKSLLDDKTFRELLDPFEGFESPHLERQDIVPQSDDGVVIAQGEFNQKPAVIISIEGSFQGGGIGEVSGAKIAGALELALRDNQNGIHTQAIIIYDTGGVRLQEANYGLLAIAEIAAAISALREYTSVIGVIPGKIGCFGGMSLTAGLCSSLIMTKEGRLTLNGPEVIEQEAGIKEFDSQNRRLIWNTIGGEQRYSMGFVDYLVDDDIDSIKETVQKDIQQKTASASRSELVDLYRARLQTIDPLQPKNSQDIRNYWNGTTEKDLDDKKKEESSYESRGRTWFSSLAGESENETVASVLSADKKINDEPIRFISVVPNENSRFPRARHGEVGLEEGWAIAHYVREAMEQDKGGKPRAIVAVVDVPSQAYGYKEEFFGLHQAGAAAVDAYAKARRAGHPVITLIVGHAISGGFLTHGLQANRILALNDEGVNVHVMSKQSAARITRRTIQELEEATKKTPAMAYDVTSFAELGALHALIDGVGAAYPNRKDIKKIEEHLLEAILDARSGTLDLRNRLESKEAKSNRWASIEVRERLANQW, encoded by the coding sequence CCACAAAGTGATGACGGTGTAGTCATCGCTCAGGGAGAATTTAATCAAAAACCAGCAGTGATTATATCAATAGAAGGGAGCTTTCAAGGAGGAGGAATTGGAGAAGTTTCGGGTGCGAAAATTGCGGGTGCTCTAGAATTAGCGCTGCGTGATAATCAGAATGGCATTCACACACAGGCCATCATTATATATGATACCGGTGGAGTGAGACTGCAAGAAGCCAATTATGGACTTCTGGCTATAGCTGAAATTGCTGCGGCCATCTCAGCATTACGGGAATACACGTCAGTAATTGGAGTTATCCCGGGGAAAATCGGCTGTTTCGGCGGGATGTCCTTAACCGCAGGGTTGTGTAGTTCTCTTATTATGACTAAAGAAGGCAGACTCACATTGAATGGACCAGAAGTGATCGAGCAAGAAGCTGGAATTAAAGAATTTGATTCTCAAAATCGAAGGCTGATATGGAATACAATTGGAGGTGAGCAGCGTTACTCGATGGGATTTGTCGATTACTTAGTGGACGATGATATCGATTCTATTAAAGAAACGGTTCAAAAAGACATCCAGCAAAAGACCGCTTCTGCTTCTCGAAGTGAGTTAGTTGATCTATACCGTGCCCGCTTACAAACCATCGACCCCTTACAACCTAAAAACTCGCAAGACATAAGAAATTATTGGAACGGCACTACTGAAAAAGATTTAGATGATAAGAAGAAAGAAGAATCGAGTTATGAAAGCAGGGGAAGGACATGGTTTTCATCTTTAGCGGGCGAATCGGAAAATGAAACTGTAGCCTCAGTACTTAGTGCAGATAAGAAAATAAACGATGAACCTATCCGTTTTATCTCTGTTGTTCCAAATGAGAACAGCCGCTTTCCACGTGCTCGGCATGGAGAAGTAGGGTTAGAAGAAGGATGGGCAATTGCTCACTATGTAAGGGAAGCAATGGAACAAGATAAAGGTGGAAAACCAAGGGCCATAGTTGCTGTTGTTGACGTACCGAGCCAAGCATATGGATATAAAGAAGAGTTTTTTGGTTTACATCAGGCAGGCGCAGCAGCTGTTGATGCCTATGCCAAAGCACGCCGGGCAGGACACCCAGTCATCACATTGATCGTAGGTCATGCGATTTCTGGCGGATTCCTTACCCACGGGCTACAGGCGAATCGTATACTAGCCCTAAATGATGAAGGTGTAAACGTTCATGTAATGTCCAAACAATCTGCTGCTCGAATTACCCGGCGTACTATACAAGAACTTGAAGAAGCTACGAAGAAAACACCAGCAATGGCGTATGATGTGACATCTTTCGCTGAATTAGGTGCGCTTCATGCTCTAATAGATGGGGTAGGTGCTGCTTATCCAAATCGTAAAGATATTAAAAAAATAGAAGAGCATTTGCTAGAAGCCATCCTAGATGCACGATCAGGAACTCTTGATTTAAGGAACCGTTTAGAATCGAAAGAAGCCAAGAGTAATCGATGGGCCTCTATCGAAGTTAGAGAAAGGTTAGCAAACCAATGGTAA
- a CDS encoding carbohydrate ABC transporter permease, with amino-acid sequence MDVSNNTAGYTRRKTFSLNSVKFHFQPFYFLLPALLLLGTFLFLPSLLTIYYAFTDYYLLTPDQRQFVGFSNFVQLFSDPVFIKSLQNITIFVVCIIVVQVGAALGLALLINNNNRKGSLFLKVAFFSPVVMSLVVISVLWLYLLNPSDGLINSFLQGIGIDAQPFLTSPNQAIFAIVFVSAWQGAGYQMLIFLAGLQNISREVYEAAKIDGANKWQSFLHITLPLLRPTTTLIIFTTLIAAFKLIIQPMIMTQGGPLNSTMTPIYYIYQTGFTDRLVGYSSAMTVVFGLLIAIVSFLQRKLAKEEI; translated from the coding sequence ATGGATGTTTCTAATAATACGGCGGGTTATACCAGAAGGAAAACCTTTAGTCTAAATTCGGTTAAGTTTCATTTCCAGCCTTTTTATTTCTTGCTTCCAGCTTTACTTTTATTAGGTACATTCTTATTTCTGCCTTCTTTATTAACGATCTATTATGCGTTCACTGATTACTATTTGCTTACACCCGACCAGCGTCAATTTGTAGGGTTCAGTAATTTTGTACAGTTGTTCAGTGATCCAGTATTCATTAAAAGCTTACAAAATATCACGATTTTTGTAGTGTGTATCATTGTTGTTCAGGTAGGAGCAGCGCTTGGACTGGCTCTTTTAATTAATAATAACAATAGAAAAGGCAGCTTATTTTTAAAAGTAGCTTTCTTTTCTCCAGTTGTCATGTCGTTAGTTGTCATTTCTGTTTTGTGGCTTTATTTGTTAAATCCATCTGATGGTTTGATTAACTCGTTCCTGCAGGGGATTGGAATTGACGCCCAGCCTTTTTTAACAAGTCCTAATCAGGCCATTTTCGCAATTGTCTTCGTGTCTGCCTGGCAGGGGGCGGGGTACCAAATGCTGATTTTCTTAGCCGGCTTGCAAAACATATCACGGGAAGTATACGAAGCTGCTAAAATCGATGGAGCAAATAAGTGGCAGAGCTTTCTTCATATTACGCTGCCGCTCTTAAGACCTACCACAACTTTAATCATTTTTACTACATTAATCGCCGCCTTTAAATTAATCATTCAGCCGATGATTATGACCCAGGGGGGGCCATTAAACTCAACGATGACACCGATTTACTATATTTATCAAACCGGCTTCACCGATCGTTTAGTAGGTTACTCAAGTGCGATGACCGTAGTGTTTGGCTTGTTAATAGCTATTGTAAGTTTCTTGCAGAGAAAACTGGCAAAGGAGGAAATTTAA
- a CDS encoding ABC transporter substrate-binding protein: protein MRGVFLAVIFVSSILLTACNEQAASVVDGEQMVEVWVQTSKESPEGQVMYDTVQQFNEKFEGRYEANIEFIPRGGGGGGYEDKVNAAVSTETLPDVLTLDGPNTAAYAEAEIIAPVGQYISDKEDLLPSIVDQGTYDEKLYAVGYSESGVGIYYNKDMFKEAGIDLETLPTIEEPWDWNQFMELSAKLKDTFNEPAIDMGLDDKSEWLMYAFTPFLWSQGGQVVSNNGEKAEGYFNNEDGLAAMSFIQEMQNKNYTTISPSENGFETGKYPMMMSGSWSIQQMETNYQDIDYGIMPYPTSPETNELVSPTGSWQYAMSTSARNKEASGALIDFMTSTEAMVDMSLGNSVLPARYSAAEDLEDEVSPQMNTLIEQNKASGKARPVIPAYPQVTRAFQQTITGLSFYESKAELKELLDEKAQEMQTAIDRRNK, encoded by the coding sequence ATGAGAGGTGTATTTTTAGCCGTTATCTTTGTTTCTTCAATATTACTTACAGCATGTAACGAACAGGCGGCAAGTGTTGTAGATGGCGAACAAATGGTGGAGGTATGGGTTCAGACTTCTAAAGAAAGTCCCGAGGGACAGGTCATGTATGACACCGTCCAGCAATTTAACGAGAAATTCGAAGGAAGGTATGAAGCCAATATTGAGTTCATACCACGCGGCGGAGGCGGAGGTGGTTATGAAGACAAAGTGAATGCAGCTGTTTCAACGGAGACGCTGCCGGATGTACTGACACTTGATGGGCCGAATACGGCGGCATACGCAGAGGCTGAAATTATTGCACCTGTTGGTCAGTACATTTCTGACAAGGAAGATCTTCTGCCTAGTATCGTTGATCAGGGTACATACGATGAAAAGCTCTACGCGGTAGGTTACTCCGAATCCGGAGTAGGAATCTATTACAACAAAGATATGTTCAAGGAAGCTGGAATAGATTTAGAGACTTTACCAACGATCGAAGAGCCATGGGACTGGAATCAATTTATGGAATTATCCGCTAAGCTTAAAGATACCTTTAATGAACCTGCTATTGATATGGGGCTGGATGATAAAAGTGAATGGCTGATGTACGCTTTTACTCCTTTTCTCTGGTCTCAAGGGGGCCAAGTCGTTTCAAATAATGGAGAAAAAGCAGAAGGCTACTTTAACAATGAAGATGGCTTAGCGGCAATGTCGTTCATACAGGAAATGCAAAATAAGAATTACACAACGATATCGCCTTCAGAAAATGGATTTGAGACAGGAAAATATCCGATGATGATGAGCGGCTCCTGGTCTATTCAGCAGATGGAAACCAACTATCAGGATATAGATTATGGCATTATGCCATATCCAACTTCCCCTGAAACAAACGAGTTAGTTTCACCGACTGGAAGCTGGCAGTATGCGATGTCTACCAGTGCCAGAAATAAAGAAGCTTCAGGAGCCCTTATTGATTTTATGACAAGTACAGAAGCCATGGTCGATATGAGTCTTGGAAACAGTGTGCTGCCCGCGAGATACTCAGCGGCTGAAGATTTAGAAGATGAAGTATCTCCACAGATGAATACATTAATTGAACAAAATAAAGCTTCAGGAAAAGCCCGGCCTGTGATCCCGGCGTATCCTCAAGTGACACGGGCTTTTCAGCAGACAATTACAGGCCTTTCTTTTTATGAAAGTAAAGCAGAGTTAAAGGAATTGCTTGATGAAAAAGCGCAGGAGATGCAGACAGCGATAGATAGGAGGAATAAATAA
- a CDS encoding malonate decarboxylase holo-ACP synthase codes for MVINPHDLLEIKRNTEFLLCSPVPDWVNTSLHETPVVVVRRAPRIDGKIPVGVRGKERSERFGAYIDSSDILKHFSPPTILQMKEWKNKAQNHPMPAVQALDLVDEIVGKFKLLWGPGGSVGFELVSGNPTVKETSDLDIIIFSKEPFSVDTAIELLSRFNQLPVTVDVQVEIPTGSISLAEYARGNFPILLKTNKGARLVDKPWGLRKESTLNSNFVMK; via the coding sequence ATGGTAATAAATCCTCATGACCTTTTAGAAATAAAAAGAAACACAGAATTCTTGTTGTGTTCTCCTGTTCCCGACTGGGTGAATACTTCTTTGCATGAAACCCCAGTAGTTGTTGTGCGTCGTGCTCCAAGAATTGATGGAAAAATACCTGTTGGGGTGCGTGGGAAAGAACGGAGTGAGCGTTTTGGAGCTTATATCGACTCAAGTGATATTTTAAAACATTTTTCTCCACCCACTATCCTGCAAATGAAAGAGTGGAAAAATAAAGCACAAAATCATCCAATGCCTGCTGTTCAGGCATTGGATTTAGTTGATGAAATAGTGGGGAAGTTTAAGCTATTGTGGGGGCCTGGAGGAAGTGTGGGATTTGAATTAGTAAGTGGGAATCCTACAGTGAAGGAGACTAGTGATTTAGATATTATTATTTTTTCGAAAGAACCCTTTTCAGTTGATACAGCAATTGAATTACTTTCTAGATTTAATCAATTACCTGTCACCGTGGATGTCCAAGTAGAAATACCAACTGGTTCTATCTCATTAGCTGAATATGCTAGAGGAAACTTTCCGATTTTATTGAAAACTAATAAAGGTGCACGATTGGTCGATAAACCCTGGGGATTAAGGAAAGAAAGCACTCTAAATAGTAACTTTGTTATGAAATGA